From one Lycium ferocissimum isolate CSIRO_LF1 chromosome 7, AGI_CSIRO_Lferr_CH_V1, whole genome shotgun sequence genomic stretch:
- the LOC132063586 gene encoding guanosine deaminase, translating into MDEAKVVEAKEGTISVATAFAGHQEAVRDRDHKFLTQAVEEAYKGVESGDGGPFGAVVVCNDEVVVSCHNMVHKHTDPTAHAEVTAVREACKKLNRIELADCEIYASCEPCPMCFGAIHLSRIKRLVYGAKAEAAIAIGFDDFIADALRGTGFYQKAQLEIKQADGKGALIAEQVFEKTKEKFPIY; encoded by the exons ATGGATGAAGCAAAGG TTGTTGAAGCTAAGGAGGGAACTATCTCAGTAGCCACTGCATTTGCTGGTCACCAAGAAG CTGTACGGGATAGAGACCACAAATTCTTGACCCAAGCAGTCGAAGAAGCTTACAAAGGTGTAGAAAGTGGAGATGGAGGCCCATTTGGTGCAGTAGTTGTTTGTAATGATGAAGTAGTTGTTAGCTGCCACAACATGGTTCATAAGCATACTGACCCTACAGCTCATGCAGAGGTTACAGCAGTACGAGAG GCATGTAAGAAGCTCAATCGAATTGAGCTTGCAGATTGTGAGATATATGCTTCTTGTGAGCCCTGTCCGATGTGCTTTGGTGCTATCCATCTATCACGCATCAAG AGGTTGGTATATGGAGCCAAAGCTGAAGCTGCAATTGCTATTGGCTTCGATGATTTCATTGCAGATGCTCTGAGAGGGACTGGATTTTATCAGAAAGCTCAGTTAGAGATCAAGCAGGCTGATGGTAAGGGAGCCCTTATAGCCGAGCAAGTATTTGAGAAGACCAAAGAGAAGTTCCCCATCTATTGA
- the LOC132063585 gene encoding probable transcription factor At3g04930: protein MSYLPMADDHQPEPYNDDNLDDDVDVDGDDDSTSSPSPSVAGEVTIAVAGVNVTTTDSPSLKRPRIDDFSVPIVLPGTKKPSLFQRLWTDEDEVELLQGFLDYTAQRGLNSSSQQHHYDTTAFYDQIKCKFQLDFNKNQLVEKLRRLKKKYRTVMSKMGSGKEFVFKSAHDQVTFEISRKIWGNGGGSFVRNSPGGSTVLEYDEDATHLNPNHNPDAIVVYNNSPKFNLNSNPNPNGIAVKTPRSSQKRSPPVPTEPVKVEFQPSGGPIPTTNSTPMAAAPVAGAATVAASVPSLIEETVRSCVSPIFKELLNNVANLNGPSRGFGFGFGGMGMSPIPFGFGGGGMNMEMMGDEKWRKQQMLELEVYSKRLELVQDQVKAQLEELRSMGN, encoded by the coding sequence ATGAGCTATCTTCCCATGGCAGACGACCACCAACCAGAACCCTACAACGACGACAACCTCGATGATGACGTGGACGTCGACGGTGATGACGACTCCACTTCCTCCCCTTCCCCTTCCGTCGCCGGCGAAGTCACCATCGCCGTCGCCGGCGTCAACGTCACCACCACTGATTCTCCTTCTCTAAAACGACCACGTATCGACGATTTCTCTGTTCCCATTGTTCTCCCAGGGACGAAGAAACCCTCCCTTTTTCAACGCCTTTGGACTGACGAAGACGAGGTTGAGCTTTTACAAGGGTTTCTCGACTACACAGCGCAGCGCGGGTTGAACAGTTCCTCTCAGCAACATCATTACGATACGACCGCGTTTTACGACCAGATCAAGTGCAAATTCCAGCTAGATTTCAACAAAAACCAGCTTGTCGAGAAACTCCGTCGCTTAAAGAAGAAATACAGGACTGTTATGAGTAAGATGGGATCTGGAAAGGAATTCGTGTTTAAAAGTGCTCATGATCAGGTCACTTTTGAGATCTCTCGTAAGATCTGGGGTAATGGAGGTGGTTCTTTTGTTCGCAATAGTCCTGGTGGATCTACTGTATTGGAATATGATGAAGATGCTACTCACCTTAACCCTAACCATAACCCTGATGCTATTGTTGTTTATAATAATAGCCCAAAGTTTAACCTTAACTCTAACCCTAACCCTAATGGAATTGCTGTCAAAACTCCGAGATCGTCACAAAAAAGGTCTCCACCAGTACCTACAGAACCAGTTAAAGTGGAGTTTCAGCCATCGGGTGGCCCGATCCCGACCACAAACTCCACCCCAATGGCAGCCGCGCCTGTGGCTGGGGCTGCCACGGTGGCTGCTTCAGTGCCTAGTTTGATTGAGGAGACAGTGAGGAGTTGTGTGTCGCCGATTTTCAAGGAGTTGTTGAACAATGTGGCAAATTTGAATGGGCCTAGTAGAGGGTTTGGGTTTGGATTTGGAGGAATGGGGATGAGTCCGATCCCGTTTGGGTTCGGGGGAGGTGGAATGAACATGGAAATGATGGGGGATGAGAAATGGAGGAAGCAACAGATGTTAGAGCTGGAAGTGTATTCGAAGAGGTTAGAACTGGTTCAGGATCAGGTAAAAGCACAGTTGGAGGAGCTCAGATCCATGGGAAATTAA